Proteins co-encoded in one Arachis hypogaea cultivar Tifrunner chromosome 13, arahy.Tifrunner.gnm2.J5K5, whole genome shotgun sequence genomic window:
- the LOC112735763 gene encoding uncharacterized protein, with amino-acid sequence MSNNKCYHLLCHKIQSALMVMIIVLLVLDLALCDVTSGVASESEALLKWKQSLPPQPILDSWVMNQTSPCSWRGITCDLQGSVTTINLAYTELSGTLHNLNFSSFPNLLILDLKTNNLTGTIPQNIGVLSKLQFLDLSTNYLNGTLPLSIANLTQVHELDLSRNDITGILDPLLFPDSSDDPKRGLISIRKLLFQDTHLSGTLPNEIGNIKNLTVLALDANNFYGPIPPSLGNCTHLSVLRLNENQFSGTIPPSIGKLTNLTDVRFFANYLNGTVPRELGNLSSLVVLHLAENNFIGELPPQVCKAGKLVNFSASSNRFTGPIPVSLRNCPSLYRVRIEYNMLTGYADEDFGVYPNLTYIDFSYNRIQGEISSNWAGCENLQVLRMAGNSISGNIPAEIFRLSQLAELDVSSNQLSGEIPLEIGGPTTLYELNFSGNRLSGVIPAKIGNLSSLQSLDLSINMFLGPIPNTIGNLNNLMKLNLSNNNLNGTIPYQIGNLASLQDFLDLSFNSLLGEIPDDLGKLANLIILNLSHNNLSGSIPESISKMLSLSFINFSYNHLKGPVPNARIFNSSSTSDLSNNEDLCGYIKGLRPCEVSIDVPSSASNKHKLKVLVPLLASLGGALFLWLVCFAIFFVINKQNLGSTRRNSWNKRPNPFSIWCFNGRIVYEDIMEATKNFDSEYCIGEGALGKVYKATLKGGQVFAVKKLKCDEENLDIESIKTFKSEVAAMNEIRHRNIVKLYGFCSKGLHRFLIYEYMDRGSLADMLENDERALELEWAKRVDIVKGVARALSYMHHDCNPPLIHRDISSKNVLLSSDLRAHVSDFGTARFLKPDSLIWTPFAGSYGYAAPELAYTMAVTEKCDVFSFGVLTLEILSGRHPGDLVSYIQTTTNQSINFKDILDPRLLPPNHDKHVLKELALIADLSLSCLQTNPQSRPTMRTVAQLLEVDTAHNS; translated from the exons ATGTCTAACAACAAATGCTACCATTTATTGTGCCATAAAATTCAATCTGCATTGATGGTCATGATtattgttcttcttgttcttgatCTTGCTCTATGTGATGTCACTTCAGGGGTAGCATCAGAATCTGAGGCCTTACTCAAATGGAAACAAAGCCTACCTCCACAACCAATTCTTGATTCATGGGTTATGAATCAAACTAGTCCATGTTCATGGAGAGGGATCACCTGTGATCTTCAAGGGAGTGTGACTACCATAAACTTAGCCTACACTGAACTTTCAGGTACTCTTCACAACCTAAACTTCTCTTCTTTCCCAAACCTTTTGATTCTTGATCTCAAAACAAATAACCTGACAGGAACTATACCACAAAACATTGGTGTCCTTTCAAAACTTCAATTCCTTGATCTTTCTACCAACTACCTCAATGGAACTTTACCTCTTTCTATTGCAAATTTGACTCAAGTTCATGAACTTGACTTGTCAAGAAATGACATAACAGGAATCTTAGACCCTCTTTTGTTTCCTGATTCAAGTGATGATCCAAAAAGAGGCTTAATTAGTATTAGGAAACTTCTATTCCAAGATACCCACTTAAGTGGAACACTTCCTAATGAAATTGGTAACATTAAAAACTTGACTGTTCTAGCTCTTGATGCTAACAATTTCTATGGACCTATTCCACCTTCTTTAGGAAATTGCACACATTTAAGTGTTCTTAGACTTAATGAGAATCAATTCTCAGGTACAATACCTCCTAGTATTGGCAAGTTAACTAACTTAACCGATGTGAGGTTTTTCGCAAATTACTTGAATGGCACGGTTCCTAGAGAACTCGGGAACTTGTCTTCTTTGGTTGTCCTGCATCTTGCTGAGAACAATTTCATTGGTGAGTTGCCACCTCAAGTGTGCAAAGCTGGAAAGCTTGTGAATTTCAGTGCTTCTTCTAACCGTTTCACCGGTCCAATTCCGGTTAGCCTTAGAAACTGTCCAAGCTTATACAGAGTTAGAATTGAATACAACATGCTTACAGGGTATGCTGATGAGGATTTTGGAGTGTATCCTAATCTAACATACATTGATTTCAGCTACAACAGGATTCAGGGTGAGATCTCTTCGAATTGGGCCGGCTGCGAAAACTTGCAGGTACTTAGAATGGCTGGGAATTCCATAAGTGGTAACATTCCGGCCGAGATTTTTCGGCTGAGCCAACTAGCAGAGCTTGATGTATCTTCCAACCAACTTTCTGGAGAGATTCCTCTAGAGATTGGTGGTCCAACAACCTTGTATGAACTGAATTTCAGTGGCAATAGACTTTCTGGTGTGATACCGGCCAAAATTGGAAACCTTTCGAGTTTGCAGTCTTTGGACCTGTCAATAAACATGTTCCTGGGACCAATCCCAAATACAATTGGTAACTTGAACAACTTGATGAAACTGAATTTGAGCAACAATAACTTGAATGGCACAATCCCATACCAAATCGGAAATCTTGCAAGCTTGCAAGATTTCTTGGACTTGAGTTTCAATTCACTTTTAGGGGAAATACCTGATGATCTTGGCAAGCTTGCGAATTTAATAATCTTGAATCTCTCTCATAACAATCTTTCAGGTTCTATTCCTGAATCCATTAGCAAAATGTTGAGTTTGTCATTCATCAACTTTTCCTACAATCATTTGAAAGGTCCTGTGCCGAATGCGCGCATATTCAACTCTTCTAGCACTTCAGATTTGAGCAACAATGAAGACTTATGTGGGTATATCAAAGGTTTGCGACCTTGTGAGGTCTCGATCGATGTGCCTTCAAGCGCAAGTAACAAACACAAGCTTAAGGTTCTTGTCCCACTTCTTGCTTCTTTAGGAGGCGCTTTGTTTCTTTGGTTGGTCTGTTTCGCGATTTTCTTCGTCATCAACAAGCAAAATTTAGGATCAACAAGACGAAATTCGTGGAACAAGAGGCCTAATCCGTTCTCAATTTGGTGCTTCAATGGCAGAATTGTGTATGAAGACATAATGGAAGCTACCAAGAATTTCGACAGCGAATACTGCATAGGAGAAGGAGCATTAGGAAAAGTTTACAAAGCAACTCTGAAAGGAGGTCAAGTATTTGCTGTGAAAAAATTGAAATGTGATGAAGAAAACTTAGACATTGAAAGCATAAAGACATTCAAGAGTGAGGTAGCAGCCATGAATGAAATTCGCCACCGGAACATTGTAAAGCTCTATGGATTTTGCTCTAAAGGATTACACAGATTCTTGATCTATGAGTACATGGATAGAGGAAGCTTGGCAGACATGCTTGAGAATGATGAGAGAGCATTAGAGCTAGAGTGGGCTAAGAGAGTTGACATTGTTAAAGGCGTGGCCAGAGCTTTGTCTTACATGCATCATGATTGTAATCCTCCATTGATTCACAGAGACATTTCAAGCAAGAATGTTTTATTGTCATCTGATCTTAGAGCTCATGTCTCGGATTTCGGCACAGCCAGATTTTTGAAGCCTGATTCGCTAATTTGGACCCCGTTTGCAGGCTCATATGGATATGCTGCTCCAG AACTTGCTTACACAATGGCAGTGACAGAGAAATGTGATGTGTTTAGTTTTGGGGTTTTGACTTTGGAGATTCTAAGTGGAAGGCACCCTGGTGATCTTGTTTCTTATATACAGACTACAACTAACCAAAGTATAAACTTCAAAGATATTTTGGACCCAAGACTCTTACCTCCTAATCATGATAAACATGTTCTTAAGGAATTAGCATTAATTGCTGATCTTAGTCTTTCTTGTTTACAAACAAATCCTCAATCCAGACCAACAATGAGAACTGTGGCTCAGTTGCTTGAAGTGGACACTGCTCATAATTCATGA